In Xanthocytophaga agilis, a genomic segment contains:
- a CDS encoding patatin-like phospholipase family protein, whose protein sequence is MRYLFFLFFAYYVTGQCFGQATAVYRNLVMEGGGIRGIAYSGAIKEPEQRGILDSITRVGGTSAGAIQAALLAVGYSADEIRQLIYAMPVKKMNDGRFVFIGDSNSLVKYYNWYRSEKFTKWLEEQLKAKTGLDNITLDQLHTMAGPNGMRDLYVTGTNLTQQKVEALSYEIYPAMKVSDAVRISMSIPLYFKAMFIDSLGNTIAKPAPGQKVNVMVDGGILANYPIDLFDQNKYLYRPQSGLALDAYILNSKTLGLRLDREEQIPYDNQQKGLAPYEIYNFKSYMSAFYTNDWIPT, encoded by the coding sequence ATGAGATATCTCTTTTTCCTATTCTTTGCATATTATGTAACTGGTCAATGCTTTGGCCAGGCCACAGCCGTTTATCGAAATCTGGTAATGGAAGGAGGCGGTATTCGGGGTATAGCCTATAGTGGTGCTATTAAGGAACCGGAGCAGAGGGGTATACTGGATTCGATTACTCGGGTAGGTGGCACATCAGCGGGAGCTATACAGGCCGCTCTTCTGGCTGTAGGATATTCGGCAGATGAAATCAGACAACTCATCTATGCTATGCCTGTAAAAAAAATGAACGATGGCCGTTTCGTATTTATAGGTGATAGTAATAGCCTTGTTAAATATTATAACTGGTACAGGAGTGAAAAGTTTACAAAATGGCTGGAAGAACAACTAAAGGCCAAAACAGGACTTGACAATATTACACTGGACCAGCTACATACTATGGCAGGCCCAAACGGTATGAGGGATTTATATGTCACAGGCACCAATCTTACCCAACAAAAGGTCGAAGCGTTGTCATACGAAATCTATCCAGCCATGAAAGTATCAGATGCAGTTCGTATTTCCATGTCGATACCTCTGTATTTTAAAGCCATGTTTATAGATTCTCTTGGTAATACTATAGCAAAACCTGCGCCTGGCCAGAAGGTAAACGTGATGGTAGATGGAGGTATTTTAGCTAATTATCCTATTGACCTTTTTGATCAGAACAAGTATTTATACAGGCCACAATCTGGACTTGCTTTGGATGCCTATATACTCAATTCTAAAACACTAGGTTTGCGTCTGGATAGAGAAGAGCAAATACCCTATGATAATCAGCAGAAAGGACTCGCCCCCTATGAGATTTACAATTTTAAGAGTTATATGTCTGCCTTTTACACTAACGATTGGATTCCTACATAA
- the metH gene encoding methionine synthase: MTDIRDILKQRILILDGAMGTMIQRYHLTEEDYRGERFKDFPHDLKGNNDLLSITQPAIIKEIHTKYLEAGADIIETNTFSGTSIAMADYHMEDLVYELNYESAKVAKEAVIEFNAKYPEKPRFVAGAMGPTNRTASLSPDVNNPGYRAITFDQLVDAYYEQVRGLVDGGADILLVETIFDTLNAKAALFAIDLFFVNNKDKQPLPIMVSGTITDASGRTLSGQTTEAFLTSVSHLPLLSVGLNCALGADLMRPYVQTLAKESPFFTSAYPNAGLPNEFGEYDQSPDEMAAIVEGFLSDSFVNIIGGCCGTTPDHIQAIAKVAANYQPRPLPQFDKTMKLSGLEPLRVTKETNFINVGERTNVTGSKAFARLIKTGDYEAALSVARQQVEGGAQVIDINMDEGMLDSVEVMTTFLNLIAAEPDISRVPIMIDSSKWEVIEAGLKCVQGKAIVNSISLKEGEEKFKDYAHKILRYGAATVVMAFDEQGQADSYERRIQICERAYNILVKEVGFPPEDIIFDPNILTVATGIEEHNNYAVDFFNATKWIKENLPYAKVSGGVSNISFSFRGNDHVREAMHSAFLYHGIKAGMDMGIVNAGQLAVYDDIPKDLLELVEDVLLNRRQDATERLIAFAETVKAQGKEKVEDLAWRNGTVGERLTHSLVKGIVDYIDQDVEEARQQVDRPLKVIEGPLMDGMNVVGDLFGAGKMFLPQVVKSARVMKKAVAYLLPFIEAEKSGGGSSSAGKILLATVKGDVHDIGKNIVGVVLGCNNYEIVDLGVMVPTDKILEAARRENADIIGLSGLITPSLDEMVGVAKEMERQGFTIPLLIGGATTSRIHTAVKIDPHYSGPVIHVLDASRSVPVAGKLVQNEQTREEIFQEIKGEYAKLRSDHANRQKDKNYVSIEKARENSLKIDWEASPMYQPKFLGNRYFEDYDLAEIAKYIDWTPFFQTWQLQGKYPKIFDNPVVGEEAKRLYEDAQQMLQKIIKDKSLKAKAVVGFYPANAVGDDVILYDYAEEVVEVPCEKHGSHKHVKYVVKDAQVRKQEAIINKLHFIRQQGQKASNVPNICLSDFIAPLETGKTDYIGAFAVTAGIGIEALLELYEKDHDDYNSIMIKALADRLAEAFAELMHERVRREFWGYATNEKLSNEDLIAEEYQGIRPAPGYPACPDHTEKRTLFDLLDAEQRIGITLTESFAMYPASSVSGWYFSHEQAKYFPVGKMAKDQLEDYAQRKNMTIEEAEKWLAPNLNYD, from the coding sequence ATGACTGACATTCGCGATATTCTCAAGCAACGTATCCTCATACTTGATGGAGCCATGGGAACCATGATTCAACGGTATCATCTGACAGAAGAAGACTACAGAGGAGAACGCTTTAAGGATTTCCCCCATGATTTGAAAGGTAACAATGACCTATTATCTATTACACAACCAGCAATCATCAAGGAAATCCATACCAAATATCTGGAAGCAGGAGCGGATATCATTGAAACTAATACCTTCTCGGGTACTTCTATCGCAATGGCAGACTACCATATGGAAGATCTGGTATATGAATTAAACTATGAGTCGGCTAAAGTAGCGAAAGAAGCTGTTATAGAATTTAATGCAAAATACCCTGAAAAGCCTCGCTTTGTAGCAGGTGCTATGGGGCCAACCAACCGTACGGCATCGTTGTCGCCAGATGTTAACAATCCTGGCTATCGTGCTATTACGTTTGATCAACTGGTTGACGCTTATTATGAACAGGTACGCGGACTTGTTGATGGTGGAGCGGATATACTATTGGTAGAAACCATTTTTGATACGCTTAATGCTAAAGCAGCTTTATTTGCCATTGATTTATTCTTTGTCAATAACAAAGATAAGCAGCCTTTGCCTATCATGGTTTCCGGAACCATCACAGATGCATCCGGACGTACTCTATCCGGGCAGACAACGGAAGCATTCTTAACTTCTGTATCACATCTGCCGTTGCTTTCTGTAGGACTTAACTGTGCACTAGGTGCAGACTTAATGCGTCCGTATGTCCAAACATTAGCAAAAGAATCTCCTTTCTTTACCTCTGCATACCCTAATGCAGGACTCCCCAATGAATTTGGAGAATATGATCAATCTCCGGATGAGATGGCAGCCATTGTAGAAGGGTTTCTGTCAGATAGCTTTGTCAATATAATAGGTGGTTGCTGTGGTACTACGCCTGATCATATTCAGGCTATTGCAAAAGTAGCAGCCAACTATCAGCCACGTCCTCTTCCTCAGTTTGACAAGACAATGAAACTGTCAGGTCTGGAGCCATTAAGGGTAACCAAAGAAACTAACTTCATCAATGTTGGGGAACGAACCAATGTAACAGGTTCAAAAGCATTTGCACGACTTATTAAAACAGGGGATTATGAAGCAGCCCTGAGTGTAGCACGTCAGCAGGTAGAAGGTGGAGCCCAGGTCATAGATATTAATATGGATGAAGGGATGCTTGATTCTGTAGAAGTGATGACCACTTTTCTGAATCTGATAGCAGCCGAACCTGATATTTCCCGTGTTCCAATCATGATAGACTCTTCCAAATGGGAGGTTATTGAAGCAGGATTGAAATGTGTACAGGGCAAAGCGATTGTAAATTCTATCTCTCTAAAAGAAGGAGAAGAAAAATTCAAAGACTATGCACATAAGATACTGCGTTATGGCGCAGCGACTGTAGTAATGGCTTTTGATGAACAGGGACAGGCAGATTCCTATGAACGCAGGATTCAGATTTGTGAAAGAGCATACAACATTCTCGTAAAAGAAGTAGGCTTCCCACCTGAAGATATCATCTTTGACCCTAATATTCTGACAGTTGCAACAGGTATTGAAGAACACAACAACTATGCGGTTGATTTTTTTAATGCAACCAAATGGATAAAAGAAAACCTTCCTTATGCAAAAGTATCAGGTGGGGTATCCAATATATCGTTTAGTTTCAGAGGTAATGACCATGTACGTGAAGCTATGCACTCTGCTTTCCTGTACCATGGAATTAAGGCTGGAATGGATATGGGCATTGTCAATGCTGGTCAGCTGGCAGTATATGATGACATTCCTAAAGATTTACTGGAACTCGTAGAGGATGTGTTGCTTAACCGCCGTCAGGATGCAACAGAAAGACTAATCGCATTTGCAGAAACAGTAAAAGCTCAAGGCAAGGAAAAAGTTGAAGACCTTGCATGGCGTAACGGAACAGTAGGTGAACGTCTGACTCATAGTCTTGTAAAAGGTATTGTAGATTATATCGATCAGGACGTAGAAGAGGCTCGTCAGCAAGTAGATCGTCCATTAAAAGTTATTGAAGGACCGCTAATGGATGGCATGAATGTGGTGGGCGATCTGTTTGGCGCTGGAAAAATGTTTCTTCCTCAAGTTGTAAAATCGGCGCGGGTAATGAAAAAAGCGGTAGCCTATCTGCTACCATTTATAGAGGCAGAAAAAAGCGGTGGTGGAAGTTCTTCAGCAGGTAAAATCTTATTGGCAACAGTTAAAGGAGATGTGCATGATATCGGAAAGAATATCGTAGGTGTGGTGTTAGGTTGTAATAACTACGAAATCGTTGACCTTGGTGTAATGGTACCTACAGACAAAATTCTGGAAGCCGCTCGTAGAGAAAATGCTGACATCATTGGTTTGAGTGGTTTGATTACTCCAAGTCTGGATGAGATGGTAGGCGTTGCAAAAGAGATGGAACGCCAAGGATTTACCATACCATTACTGATTGGCGGTGCCACTACATCACGTATCCATACTGCTGTTAAAATTGACCCTCACTACTCAGGTCCGGTTATCCATGTGCTGGATGCAAGTCGCTCTGTGCCAGTAGCAGGAAAGCTAGTACAGAATGAACAAACCCGTGAAGAAATATTCCAGGAGATAAAAGGAGAATATGCCAAACTTCGTTCAGATCATGCGAATCGTCAGAAAGACAAGAACTATGTATCTATCGAAAAAGCTCGTGAGAATAGTCTGAAAATTGATTGGGAAGCATCTCCTATGTACCAACCTAAATTTTTAGGCAACCGTTATTTTGAGGATTATGATCTTGCAGAAATTGCTAAATACATAGATTGGACTCCATTCTTCCAGACATGGCAGCTACAAGGCAAATATCCTAAAATCTTTGATAACCCAGTTGTGGGTGAAGAAGCGAAACGTCTTTATGAAGATGCACAACAAATGCTTCAAAAAATCATAAAAGATAAATCACTCAAAGCAAAAGCTGTAGTAGGTTTCTATCCGGCAAATGCGGTTGGTGATGATGTGATTCTTTATGATTATGCAGAAGAAGTGGTAGAGGTACCTTGTGAAAAACATGGATCTCATAAACATGTAAAATATGTAGTAAAAGATGCTCAGGTTCGGAAGCAAGAGGCTATCATAAACAAGCTTCACTTTATTCGTCAGCAGGGTCAAAAAGCATCTAATGTCCCAAATATTTGTCTATCTGACTTTATTGCCCCTCTTGAGACAGGCAAGACAGATTACATTGGTGCCTTTGCAGTTACGGCAGGTATTGGTATCGAAGCTCTCCTCGAACTATATGAGAAAGATCATGATGACTATAACTCTATCATGATTAAGGCATTGGCAGATCGTCTGGCTGAAGCATTTGCAGAACTCATGCACGAACGTGTTCGTCGGGAATTCTGGGGATATGCAACCAATGAAAAACTTAGCAATGAAGATCTGATTGCAGAAGAATACCAGGGTATTCGTCCAGCGCCTGGTTATCCAGCCTGTCCGGACCATACAGAGAAACGTACCTTGTTCGATCTGCTGGACGCAGAACAACGGATTGGAATTACATTAACAGAAAGCTTTGCTATGTATCCGGCAAGTTCCGTAAGTGGATGGTATTTCTCTCATGAACAGGCAAAATATTTTCCAGTTGGCAAGATGGCTAAGGATCAATTGGAAGATTATGCCCAACGTAAGAATATGACCATAGAAGAAGCTGAAAAATGGTTGGCCCCAAATCTGAATTATGATTAA